From the genome of Nicotiana tabacum cultivar K326 chromosome 2, ASM71507v2, whole genome shotgun sequence:
AGAGGAGAGAGCTTTTCTATTTCTTCAAGTGTGCAAGGTTATCATGGGGTAAAAAGTACCTTATTTATGGAATATAAAATACATGTCATGTTACAAAAATACATTCCAAAGATTACAAGTATAAAGTGATGACTTAACTAGTATATGTATTTCAGTTGAGCTGTGCATACATTATTATCTTCATATAATATTGTTGATATCTCCTTTTTCAAAGAAATGGCACACATGTATTGGAATATAtatcactgatctcaaccaaatatattcATGATTTGCTtcataaattattattatttccacatgatttgaagaagtggtAACTATTGTTTGTTAGGTTGAACATCATGATATAGTTGCATCCCCCCTCCCctcccaaatgtaaataaataatttGTTTTAAATCGCACTTTGTATGGGTAAGACAAATATTCCGTATTTGCATTACTAATCAAGTTATGATTTTTATTTCatttggaaaaagaaaatccaCATCAATGGTTCTTGGGAAGGTATCTGAAGATGCGTCTTCGTGTTAGGAAAGAATTAAATCTTGCTAATAAGCTTACAAAGAAGGTTATAAAATGTATGTATAACCTGATTTTGCTATTACATTAATGTCAAGTCACATATATGTTATTTACATCATCATTCCTGCCCATTCAAATTTTCCGTATCTATTTGTACATTAATCTTGAAGTTTGGTTAATGTCACGATCTAAAATTTCATCGGAACAGACGCCTAACATTGCTTACTTGGCAAGCCAACATCCAATATTCAAAAATAAACTTCAATAACAGTAAGAAATAGTCTCAAAAGCGGAATAACATAAATAACTGAAGCCAATTAGCGATACAACTGAAAAACCATCCATAAAACATGTATTAGTACATGCTGATTTTGTAAAATTTTTTGGACAGATTCCTATTGGCCTAATTTATCATAGGTCCATAGGAAACGGCCCACTGACTAATACTTATTGCTTCACCATGGCTTTCGGGTTAATTTTATAGCATTTCGTGGTCATGCAACACGAATTTGTGATTATATccatttttttgtgtgtattAATACATGCTGATTTTgtacaaaaaaaattgaaagactttgattgacctgaaattttgtaggtCCATAGGAAATGGCCTAATGACCGATACTCATTGTTTCGTCATAACTTTCGGGTTCATTTTTTTATGGGTAGGTCATGCAACACTAATTTTAATCGTATCCATTTTTTTGTATGTATAAGAAGGTataaataagaaatacaaaaaaataacgTTATGCTAGGCTGGGGCCTGTGTAGCATGGGCACTTCCTCACTATCCTATTCATAAATGAAACATTCTGGGCTTGTTACCACGGCTTTTAATTTGGATAAGTTTAGTAAATAATGAATCAACTATAAAACAGAAAAACATACCTGTCTGGAGTACAACGCAAGTCATTTTCAGATGAATATCGTTAAGTTACAACGAAAAAATTTGAGTCGTCTACACAGTATAACTTCAAGTTTTCATATAAACCAAACTTATTGTTACATCAAATGAATGAAGGAATTATTTGCAAACTATAAACaaatcacccgagccctcggggctccaaaccaaacatccaaaCAAGTCTAATAATATCATaagaactcgctcgcgcgatcgaaacataaaaataacatctagtgctacgaatcagacatcaaacacatgaatttcaaaagaaaaactcaagaacttcgagaattgcaaccaagcctctgaatcctatcaaactaACTCTTAATGACACCAAATACTATATTGTATCAGAATCTCTTAGGTAGAAACATACTGTAAGAAACTTGTCTCCATTTTGACGTACACAAAGCTAAAACACAATCTTCACTTGGGATTCATTCGAAGCGACTGCAGTTTGGCAGCTATATCATCATAATCAGGCAGCTTTGGATGTACATGACTAGCTTTATTCATACTATCCTTTCTGGAAAATTTGTCCCCACTCGAGGCTGGTGCCTTTAGAGCATCACTGCTACCTGATGCTGCTGCCATTTGGGCGGAGCTTGATGGTTGTTCCACCCTTGACTTCCGACTCCCTTCCTGCGATGTGATCTTGGGCTGTGAATTAGGCCTTGAAACTGTGGGTCTAATGCTGGGCTGCTCCGAACTCTTCCTTTTATCTGATGGGGCTTCATGTATCTCACCACGGTAAAAATTCTTGGTCAGTCTCTGCGGTACTTGTGTATCAGCAACATAAGAACTCATGACAGGTTTCTGGGGTTCCTGTACTTTAGCACTGAATGAGTTCCTGCTGGGTTTTCTGTCTAAACCCGAGTCGGAATTAACAGCTGGCTCATAGCTCATTTTAAACTTAGAGGAAAAGTTTGTATCTAAGCTGGAGGAAGAGGCTTTAGTCCTACGAGAGAATCCACTACCCAATTGACTTCTACCCGCAAGAGATTGCTCTTTAGGACCAACCTCGGAATCACTGCTATCAGAATCAAAATATGTAGTTGAACCTCGTAAGGCCGCATGTTTTGTATTAACTTTTCTTCCTGTTTTTTGTCTGTAATTTGAAGTCTCTTGTGAAAAATCCTCATCAGAACTGTCAGTATCTGAATCAGAATCAGAATGGGTGCCTTCCAATCTTGAGCTTGACTTCTCGTCTCTTTTCATCCTCACTCCTACACCAACGGAACTCTTAGGGGGGGCAACAGCTTGTGACCTCAACGCGGGACTTTCCTGAGCTTTCTCtactgaagatggaacattatttAACTGGCTCCTTATGTAAGGTGGAGGGATATGACCTTTATGCTTAAGGCCACCTGTTAACTTCCCAAATGTCAATTCCTTTTCGAACCCAGAAACTGAAGAAGCTAAACTACCATCATCTGTCTGTGTCCCAGGCAAAGCTGGGGCACTGCCGTCATCCTTTCTATCTTGGGATTTTTTATGCTTATGCTCATCTTCTGAAGAACTGAGTGAGTCACTTTTATCACCTTTAACTTGTCTTTGCACTCCTCCGGACACCATTTTGTCGGACAAGGAGTGTGACCATTTCTTCCCATCAGTTCCTGAAACATTTTCCATATAGGAGGATCTTGGCGAGTCATGATTCCATGCATGTTCATAGGAAATATTTTGAATATCTTTTGACCTCCCAATCGGGGAGCGGACCATCTCGCTGTCACTTTCGGAATTCATACCATCAGAATCATCAAAGGTTGGCACAACATTCTCCGGTCGTGAATTGTTACCAGAGGCAACCAAATTTTCAGATAATTGCGGAGAGTGCTTTTCCACAGAGATTTCTGATGACAAAGGAGACTTCTCCTGTGATTTGTCATAGTGAAAGCTCCACAAGTTTTTATTTGCGGAGTCGTAAGTAGGTGATTTCCTTTCTGGTGATGGAAAATAAAGTTTGGCCTGCTGGTCATCATATACAGGATCTGAGTCAAACTTAATATGATCATCTTCTGAACCAGAATCATCAAAAGCAACAGAGGCAGAATCATGAGAATTCTTATTAACGGTTTCACTGGGAACATGACCTTGGTAAACACCAGTATACGGATCACTAGTCGCATCATATCCAAAACTTCGGTGACTAGAATGAGGAATATTTTGACCAAAATCTGAAGTGCTTAAATAAGAATCAGAAGAATTGATTTTGGGATCTTTTGTAGTAGTTTTTTCTCCAAAATAATTGACGTTCTCAGTTGAATCATTCTCAAAGTTACTCATCGAATCAGATTCAGTTCTCCCAGATGGTTTCCTCATAATCATTTTGTCTCTACTGTCCTCTTTTGATAAGCTTTTCTGCATATACCTATCACCTTCTTCAAGGCTAGAGAATGAATTATCATTATTAATTGAGCCTATGGAACCCGAGGAGACTTGTGACCCAGGCCTATCCGAAGTGCCGTGACTTTCATTGTGATGTCTTGTTACTCTAGCCAGATTATCATGTTGCAAACCATCCGTCCTTTCATGCTGAAACCTTGAATTTCTATCAGGTGAAGAGCTGAACACTGGATCTTTAGGAAAATGTTCATGGATGCTTGATGTACCATACTTTCCTGGTTCTCCAACTACTGAAGTACCATGATTATCATCATGAAATTGTCTTCTCGCTCTAGACAGATCTTCGTGTTGCAAACTATCGATCCTTTCATTCTGAAACCTAGGATTTCTATCAGGTAAAGAGCTGGTTGCTGAATCTTTGTGAAACTGTTCATGGGAACTTGTATCGTACATTCCTGGTCCTCTGCCTCCTGACGACTGTACTTCAGACCTCTGAGATTCTGAGGAATATTGCCTTGTAAACCTTGAAAGTTCTGCAGCAGCTCTGGCGGCTACGCTTGCACGTTCTGCagactcagccgctgcttgagcagcagaggtagcatccttaaattccatgttccaattctgcctgccaacagaaaaattaccatctgcAGGAAATGATTGCTCTGCTTCCATCCCTTCATCTCTAAACCCTAAGAGCCATGAACAACCATAATTAACATAATTTTGCAGTTGGAGAACCAAACTGTACAGGTTGTATTCCTAGCATATGAATGATACTAACCTGAAGGACCAACTCCATGATGATAATTAGAAGATGGTGCTATGCCTCTGCCACCACCATGTGCAGAGACAAAGTTTTGGGTCCTCGGTGAGGATCTCGCATTCTGCTCTGGGATATTTGGAGATGCATTAGGTCTCTTACCGTGATCAAGTGGAGTTCTCACATCTGAAGCTTCGGAATGAAGAAGGTCTTCATGGATGTTACCGGCCTTCTGTAAACTACCAGATCCATTCTGGACAATTTTGACCAGTGAAGTCAGTAAACGCATAATAACTTGCTCCATCTTAGTCATCAATGGAAAAAGTATCATACCAGCAAGTCATTTGGAGGCACTGACTCCGCCTCCTCTACTGATTTAGGATCCCATTGAACACCATATTCCACAGCAATTGATCCCAAGATTCTGATTTTGGTCTGCCCATCAGGTGCCTTGGCAGATAACTTCTCAACCAACTAAAGTACAACAGTCAAAAGACAATAATTAAGAGCACTATGTTACTGAATTTGAGAAATATAAATAGTTCATTATCTTCATACTAAAAGTCAAATTTTCAACTGTTGACTGGGGATACTGCAAATTTACCATGCGGCTAACTCCACAATCAGGACGGAGCTCAACTGCTGCACTGATAAATTCTTTTCCGTACTTTGCGGTAAAATGCTTCCGCACATCTAGAAGTTCTGGTATGTCTCCACACCTTGGTGAAGCAAACACTACACTGGTAATTGCTTCCTTCAAGTCAATGGGGCAATTTCTGTTCATCACAGACAATAGCATATGAAAACCCTTTAAAGGTATCACACTGAATCATTAGCCATGAGTTAATCCCGGGAATCAGAATGCATTTCTTTATTTTCCACTGCCAAAGCTGATATTCCAAGTAAAATAGCAGAAAGACCCTCAATTTGGATTAGTAAAAAGATGGGAACCAGGAAAATAAATCAAACAGTAAAGTacataaaaatagtgatggaaaGGATATATTCTTCAACAGGGAGGAGTAAatgtgaaaaaagaaaaaggaattccCTTCACAAAGGTTCTTGCAAAAACTGTTGAATGGACTTTACAAACTTTGGCTAGTTTAAGGGACAGAATAATACTTTACTGCAGCTTCCAACAGCTAATAGTCTTGTCTGAGACAAAGGGGGCTCAGCTCAAAATCTCACACCGAAGAGATGTTTTTCAGATATTAAATGATCAAGATATGCACAGCTATAAATATCTTATCAGGTCATGATTCTATGGCTGACATCACCATCATCACTACAATCCACATAGTAAATCCAAAACACCAGAGAAGCAATCACACAAAGAGCATGACTAAAATATAAGTAAGATAACAAATTCCTATATGTCTAAGAAGAAGCTAGCGATAGAGTAGAGTTCACAGTGGAATGTCCTCTCCCTGTTGTGGTTTAGATCAAAGCAGGGCAGGGAGAGCAGTACCTCAGGATAAAGACAGTTAACAGATTACTATATTGAGACTAACAATTGGACTAGACAAGGAAAGTTAAGTCATGCGACTACCTAGCAAAATGAGGAGTCGGAGCAacattattttatctttttcttggGTTTGAGTTCATCAGAGGAGGAGTTATAGGCCAGCTACAAGCAAATCACATCTAACTGCAAGTGTAACGCGAGATTTCATATAAACATGGTGCTGTGTCATGCACATATCTCACGCGGATAGAGACTAACATCTAAAGAAACATCATCCACAAAACCAACTTACTTTTGTGACTCAATAATAGGCAAGCGTGCCACAATCAGTTCGCAGTAAATCTCAATAAGATCATATGCTGCCATCATCTTCTCCTCCCTAACTACATGCTCCACCTAAAATTAAAGTATGAGATAGATGAGATATTATTCTCAAAAGCCAAATCTGAGatacacacacgcacacacatacACATGGTTAACTTATCAACCACAGCTATAGAACTTAACAGGAATTGCAATTAGATTCAAGAATATAACTTAAGCTAGCAGAAGTAAAGTTTTTCTGATGTGAAGGTACAGCTTGAATTATCCCAGACGAGCATGCATATTCCATGCTATGGCACACAGTCAAAAGATGCATCATTTGGCTGCTACCCTAGTGCCAAGACTGCACCTCATTTCTGATATGGCACTAATTATCAAGCATTGTGATAGCTAAAGCAGAATCCTACTGATCCCAAGGCCAGCTATTCACTAAGTGCATCAAATGCATGGTATCCACAGGGCGAACTATTTGAATGTCCGCTTGCAAGTATCTAATCATCCAATGCGCCTTTCTAAGTTTCATGATTGGATCAAGATCATATCACGAAATTTTTATACAAAGTTAGTCTTATCTGACAACCAAATTCAATCACTAGAACATCAAAGCAAAGAACATAATTACATGTAATTAAGTAGGCAAAAACTCATTTTTTTACCTCATTGACAGAGAAGAATTACACGGCATATAGAAGAGTATGACTTACACGAATTCGGGCAGTCCGGTCCTGGCCAGAATCGAGCAACTGCGCCACTTCTCTTTTCATCTGCTTCACTGCCACTTCCTTCTTGTTCTTCAACAATTTCAACCTTGATGACGCTAGCTTTAACGACGTCTTACTGCATCAAATTTCACAAAGATCAATATGAATACGCCTACCACATAAATTCAAATCAACCAACAGCGATGGAGTTGACCGAAATTACCATTTGGCGGAATTGAAGCTCTTGGTGAGCATTTCTTTTGAACTTCTTAAAAAATTCGACTTCTTCATTGTTTTTATCTATGTGTTTTCAAGGTCCACAATCAAATCCAGAATTGAAGCAGCAACTTTGATAATAAGAAAAAATGGAAACTTTTGCGATTGCTATCACTGCGCGATTGAATGGATCGATGGAAATTAGGGTATTTGGGAAACTGCAGATAGTGGATGGGAATTTAATGGAAAAGCTTTAAAGAATAATAATGAGGAGATTCAAGGAAGGATCTGATTCGGTTAACGAAGCAAGACTTGACTTTAACGAAAACGAGGATTGGGTTGAGGaaataaccatgaaattgacccccGCAAAATTAAATTGAAATGTCTATAAGGACGTTTCTGTGCAGATCATTACATCTGATTACTAATAATTGTGGTTATTTAGACTTTTTCTAACTTATTACTAGGTCAATTCCGTGATTAAGATATCATTTCACCATAGTTTGCaagttctttttcctttttccttttttttttgtgccTCAAAGGACAGTAATATAGGAGTACTATATATTACTTGTGTTGTGTTTCATCGAATATGGAGTTTaagaaccaaaaaaaataaattaaaactgaGTTTGTCGAATTCACTATTTACTTTTCCTAGTTTCTTATAACAGTGGATTTATAGCAGAATTTTGCAATAAGCCCCTACTTATTTATTCTAGCTATGGATGAGTTAACTAATGTATGTCGTTTGCTTATGATATTGTGTTAATTGATAAAACTAGCAAGGGGTAAAAGCTTGAGCAATGGAGAAAACACCTTAGAAAGTAAGGACACATGTATATTAAATAGAACAGCTATAAGATCGGCTATATTATCCACAAGATGATTGTTGTAGAAATGTGAATACTAAGATAGATGTGCGGCACACAAGATTAGATAAGATTAAAAATCATCACATTCGCGAAAGGTGCAAGTAGCACACATTGAGAATAAAATGAGGAAAGCTCGCTTAAGATGATTTGATCATGTCCTGCGTCATAATGAAAGAGAAAAATTTATATATGATACCTACTAGAtaagaattattattattattattattattattattattattattattattattattattgtataaATATCCTTTATCAAAATTTCTAGTTTTACCACTATTACATGGATAATTCCAATCAAAGCTAAGCATGTGCACACCAAAGATCGCCAGCAAAGGGACCAAATTATATAAAATTGATTATTTAAGTATTTAGATAAGAATAAGGTACAATGAAATTCTTTTAAAGTAAAAATTGTCCAGCAAAATAGATGAGAACATGTTACGTGCATTCCtctattttcaaaatttgcctAGTCACCTTGGCTTTCCCATTACTATAATTCTTGCCATGTTACTGTGTCAACG
Proteins encoded in this window:
- the LOC107795064 gene encoding uncharacterized protein LOC107795064 — encoded protein: MKKSNFLRSSKEMLTKSFNSAKCKTSLKLASSRLKLLKNKKEVAVKQMKREVAQLLDSGQDRTARIRVEHVVREEKMMAAYDLIEIYCELIVARLPIIESQKNCPIDLKEAITSVVFASPRCGDIPELLDVRKHFTAKYGKEFISAAVELRPDCGVSRMLVEKLSAKAPDGQTKIRILGSIAVEYGVQWDPKSVEEAESVPPNDLLNGSGSLQKAGNIHEDLLHSEASDVRTPLDHGKRPNASPNIPEQNARSSPRTQNFVSAHGGGRGIAPSSNYHHGVGPSGFRDEGMEAEQSFPADGNFSVGRQNWNMEFKDATSAAQAAAESAERASVAARAAAELSRFTRQYSSESQRSEVQSSGGRGPGMYDTSSHEQFHKDSATSSLPDRNPRFQNERIDSLQHEDLSRARRQFHDDNHGTSVVGEPGKYGTSSIHEHFPKDPVFSSSPDRNSRFQHERTDGLQHDNLARVTRHHNESHGTSDRPGSQVSSGSIGSINNDNSFSSLEEGDRYMQKSLSKEDSRDKMIMRKPSGRTESDSMSNFENDSTENVNYFGEKTTTKDPKINSSDSYLSTSDFGQNIPHSSHRSFGYDATSDPYTGVYQGHVPSETVNKNSHDSASVAFDDSGSEDDHIKFDSDPVYDDQQAKLYFPSPERKSPTYDSANKNLWSFHYDKSQEKSPLSSEISVEKHSPQLSENLVASGNNSRPENVVPTFDDSDGMNSESDSEMVRSPIGRSKDIQNISYEHAWNHDSPRSSYMENVSGTDGKKWSHSLSDKMVSGGVQRQVKGDKSDSLSSSEDEHKHKKSQDRKDDGSAPALPGTQTDDGSLASSVSGFEKELTFGKLTGGLKHKGHIPPPYIRSQLNNVPSSVEKAQESPALRSQAVAPPKSSVGVGVRMKRDEKSSSRLEGTHSDSDSDTDSSDEDFSQETSNYRQKTGRKVNTKHAALRGSTTYFDSDSSDSEVGPKEQSLAGRSQLGSGFSRRTKASSSSLDTNFSSKFKMSYEPAVNSDSGLDRKPSRNSFSAKVQEPQKPVMSSYVADTQVPQRLTKNFYRGEIHEAPSDKRKSSEQPSIRPTVSRPNSQPKITSQEGSRKSRVEQPSSSAQMAAASGSSDALKAPASSGDKFSRKDSMNKASHVHPKLPDYDDIAAKLQSLRMNPK